The Oreochromis aureus strain Israel breed Guangdong linkage group 15, ZZ_aureus, whole genome shotgun sequence genome contains the following window.
AGCCAAACACTCAGGAATGCAGACAGATGTGAGGACAGAGCTTGCTCTGTGAGCAAACGCTGCAATCAAGAGTGAAGTGTTGATTTGTGTTATTGTAGGTTTTTCAGTGTTTGGATCCTACTACTAATatcaaaaaatacatatatactgTGTAGTTATATAAGAGTTATATAAGAAAACCTTGAACCTGCGCCACATTATCTGCCAATAGGGAATCTATATGATCGATAGCCAGGAATAAATACAGCCTTAAGTAGAAAGGAAGAGTTCAGTAGGTATGCAGAACAGTGGAGCCATAACTCATATTGCAGCAGTTCAACAGTTCAGGTCACTCAGATTTATTCATTCTTGTAACTTAAAGAAGAAGCTCAGTAACCCTTTGACACATaaggaaagacaaaaaaagtgcAAGTGCAGCCAACGGACTCATAAAAACAACATGAAGGTCAATAAGCAGCAAAGAGGAAAGTCAATGATATTTTAGAAATGAGTAGACAGGAGTGCTCATGGAGGAGGGTGAGGAGCAGAGGAAAGCTGGGAGATGAAAGGGTAACATTTTATCACTGGTCACAGAGCAACGAGAGCCAGATGTGTTGCCATTTAATtaagagaaaggaaaagggGAAGCCATTCAGATCTCCAGTCAGGATAATTCAAACTGAAATGTAGACTGATTCCAAATATTTGTAATATTAAGACGTAGAGGATGTTTTTTTTACCATCAGTGAAGGTTTATTTTCGGATGTGCCCTTTAATCCTTTTGAGatacataccacaactttatcctttcaacagctggtGAGCCACCGAGATCCTCCAGCTCTGCTTCAAGCTGTTCCCCCTCCAGTGGTTCTCTGAGTTAACTCTGCCACAGATGAATCCAGCGGCAGAGcctcttttttacacatacaaatctttcaAACCTgctatttatgaccacattttgagcccataggtGAGGAGCAGAGGAAAGCTGGGAGATGAAAGGGTAACATTTTATCACTGGTCACAGCCTGGCCGAAGGCTGTCTCGGCAGAGCCTCCTCAAACCTGCTGCCTGGCCAAAGGCCGTCTTGGCAGTCTCGCTGGCACCAGACGGATGAGTGGCGGGCTGAATCACTGCAGCCACGCATCAGGAAAACGAACTCCTGCGGCTGTTTGCAGAGACGCTACTCAAACAGCGAGATATGTGGAACACAATAAGGGGCACTAACATGGACATAATTGGAAAATAAACGCCCTCAGTCATTCTAAGTCATGTTTGTGGTCTGGCTGTAATACAGGTCTGAAAGTCAGTTAAATGAAACTCTGGTTGAGAGTACATTTTTGGAAGTAACTGATGGATTGCTGGGGAATATGTTCCAGACGTTTAACATGCCCAGGGAATACTGACAAATAGCAAACCAGCAGCAGAGGTAAGAATTTTGACTGCAGGTCTGAAGCAGGGACTCAATTCGGACCGCAGGGCATCAATGTGCATGCTGTAGCCGAATGCTCCCTGGTTTATCTGGAAAGTTTGAATTATTTATCAGCGGTTACTGATCTCTACAGGTTGCTCACATGAAGCTCTGGCTGGTGTCCTGCGAATGTTGCCTGATAGCTCAACCTCAAAAAGGATTGCACTGTTAAAGATTAAGATAGCTATTCATGCTCTTGGCTGAACTAGAAGGGGAGTTTGTCATCTTTCCGACATCTGTGGGCTGTTGTTAGTTCCACCTATGAGATATATCTCTCTTAACTCTGCGTGCCGTTTTATTTTGATCCAGAAAGTTAAAAATATACACTGTTTCGCAAAAATTCTGGCCCAAATCTAAACACCAAACATAAATTTCTTCAgcaaaattttgttttttccttcttcatttTTCCAGCAGACATATTTCTGGCATCTCTGGACAGACAGATCCTCAGTAGCGTTTCAGCAAATTGTAAATGAAGCAGTCTCAGAGGGGACTACACTCTCACTCCCCCTCCCGGCTCTGATTTTAGACCAGCAGGGGGAGCACTCTGTGATGTGAGATTCTGTCCAATCTCATGTCATTTCAGACCAGGTGAGGTGGGCATTAGAAAATCTGACAAAAGGAAAGCAGGGCCAGGTTGGGCTTGCCCATTTGTACGTGGTTTAGTTTTATAATGTTGTATTGAGTTTCAGATATAAACTCAATGTGCTGCAGAATCATTACCATTGTGCTCTGCAGCCTCTGTATGTGATGATCTCACCTGTGTGCCTGATTAGTGTAGCATAGgtcatcttcttctttgtctgaGCTGGAGAATAAAAccccacacaaacaaacacatatctAAGCGACTGAAACTTGAATATGTTATTACATTTGATCAAATTACTCACCTTTAAAATATTAGCACACGAGTTAATGGTACATCTGTATAAAAACTACTGACTTATTCATTTAACTGTGTATGGTTTTTGcttaatttatttattgtacaCCAGTTAGCAGTTGCACAGTAAAAACAACGCCTGAAACAAGTTTTTAAGGAAGTTACACATGCACATATTTGATCGGATTTCAGGGTTGTGGAGAGATATATCAGTTTcaatgtatattaaaaaaaaagcagcattgTTGCGTCTTTGGCCGTAAATGTGGTGCAGATGCTTGCTGTTTGTTTCAGTGACAGATAATTAcaaacagctgaactctggagcAGTGTACcaacagctgtctgcatgtGTTCCACAGAGAGTCTTTTTTTTCAGGGACTGAGTAAAGGAACAAGTGCAAAAAGTAAGCCTAGCCACACCACCAGCTTTCACCTGGAAGAGTGAGATCTTAATCCACCGTTAGGGCGAAACTAAAAACGGAGCTACTTTTagctagagatggcacgataccacttttttatgtccggtACCAATACCGATAttataaatttggatatctgccgatactgaTATGAATTCGATATAGTgtaatttttaattaataaaactgtcttttaatatcttgctgcatcgTATATAAGTTCATagtcaagtttttaaaaaacataacactaaagctattctgttatacctgtattcaaaaaatacactgcacccaaaatgtTTCATAGTTCAGCAGCACTCATCAagctaataaacttaaatctgcaccatccttcctattctggtgttttaaagagtacttagcagaaatattaaactaatagggttgccaactcccaggaaaaaaaaaagggaaccaccccccaccctccgcctcgtgatgcttaatcgacgtaatcaactttaatttaatgcacatgtaaaaaaaaaaaaaaaaaaatgcacagaaataaattatttttttcaataattaaatagattcaacatttttcttcaacaaaattgcagactgcactgattgtatcttcccaaaagtactatagcttactagggtatattagacttaatagttactatatacagtaatggacttctatacattttacatcagattaaaactttggttgCAAGATTCAGattcaattatttattaaaagctagatgttttaaatgagaataagaaagaaaagtatgtctttgtgcccccttttccctgttcatgccctatcggcccccctggctaaactttgctagatccgcccctgcacagttaccagctgtcagctacgtagaaaaggatcctggtctagaaagtaatattagataaattctaacaacagcttatcaagcttaaacgtgctgctgttgtttagccgctggtttcctctttctggcgcaaagtatgccataaacaaacaagagagacggactcgcgacagaaaagccgatcagttgatcattaatcagtttcacgattgaagtagcagcaggagagggaaggagagagaagaggcagtcgctctgtatatcggttgttaagcttaacgctgGAAtgttttacaaacattcagagatgaacttacacacttgctttacttctctctgggataactttctcggagatgaaatgccggttgGCAGCGAGGCTACAAATGCTCAACCAGGCCACAGCCGCTCAATCACATGACGCAAactgctccaacgtgctaaggttatgagccgagttacaccATGTTGCAAGTTTTctgaggtgcttttgtgatatttaatggattggattacatttttttttctctccgatatcctatccagtaatttaggccagtatcggaccgataccgatacgtaatatcggatcggtccatctctacttttaGCACAAGGTCAGAACACCCGTGGAGCATCACATTCATATTTTTGCCTTCCACAACTTCATTTATCACACGACCTTGCACATTTATCCTCAGACCGCTTGGAAGGGCATCATCGGAAGTTTTGAAACTACTGTGAACTGTCGACAGTATTGACAGAGAGCATGTCATAATGTTCATTATAAAAGTAACATAAAAGGTGCAACTTCCCGAGATTTTGTACAATTATGTCTAATGTTCATGTTTATTGAAAGACAAAACTGACAGAGGTGTGCACACTGTCACGTATGGACAGATTTCACACTCACATGCCAGTAAGAGCAAAGGTTGGAGATGAACAGTAAATGATCTGAAGGCACATCAGTGCAAACAAACAGAACTAAAGGACCGCATCCTTTAAGCCAAAGTGTGAAAGCACTATTGCTCTTGTATATCAGCAGCACGCTCACAGATGAATATAGCTGCAAtcagaaaaatggcaaaaaatataatgataacaataataacccTTCTTAAATAACAGAGGGTAAAATACAATGAGAAAGCTAGAGTCACCGACTGAGATCGTGCACCAAAGAGGATGGATGACCTCTTTCTAGCTCAGAAGACGCAAAAGGGGTATTTCTCAGCCGTGACCTCGCTCACCGACCACACAGGATCATCTGCTCCTAACATATATGGAAATGTCAGCTGCCATTCATCACCGTCCTCAGTCATCATGTTAGTTTAGTGGAGAACTGAGTAAATATCATAATTTTTTGAGCTTGTTACCTATGACTAGTGTGGTCAAACTCTTTAACTCAGTTTAGCTTCACCTGCAACAGCTACAACAGTAAAATTGTGCTTTACACGCttcacatcaaaacaaactgaCGTTAAGTATCGATAAGATTTGGAAGCACAGTCTTACTTTGGTTGTGATGCTAAAGCTTAACAACCGCCATTTCTTCAAGAGGCCATACCAGGATGGATTTGCTATAATGGTTGTGATATTCTCTACAAACATACCAGCAGTCCAAAACTCAGAGCAGAATCCATGTGACCATACAGACTTGGAGCTTTCAGTGTCCAGTCTATACGGTATGTGTTCTTCAGTGTGACATTTATTTGGATTTGATTCGGCTCAAAATCAAAATGCTGATAAGTTCCACAAAAGTCTGACTGAACATTGTCGCCTGTGGATTTTTTTGCATGCAGAGCAGTGTAAACTGTTccacaaactgcatgtttaTTACTGCGGTCATCCAAAGGCTCTGATTAGCTTTAACTACTCTGCCTAAAGACTGGGATTTATTACAAGCACCAGTGCATGAAGCCCCATTCAACCTCTCTTCTAAAAATTCCCTTAAATCTAAACAAGGAAACCTCTTGCAGGAGgtctcctctcttcaggaactcactctgcaggagggggagatataggagaggtggaggaagatctcagcctgggcgtctattgtcttgtgtagtctggaagatgagtggatgacagggtgggtgcagttttctctgtggtggggtcgggtgggctgtcccgggctctgtggggccgggcagcgctgctgaactgggccccggtccggatgggcctgggcccctttcctggcgggttgcagagtatggggtgcctactggggtcagcggggagctggcgccaggaggggtcactgcccctccttccttccctccccatctccagctgcctccctcttcccgctccaccacaatcacccacacatgcagggccttggggtaaaggtgtgtcaccagggtgcaggggaggcatccctcCCCTGTCCTCTTCTGGTttcctgtgcctcaattttatcccacaacttagacattcacattactcacactctcataacacatacatataggatcttggggtgggcacgctacacagaatccaaaagaccatcagggtgtacaacctcacccctggcgtcgttgcccacctctcaattttaaatagatgtagacattgagggctatcaggaggggctatgcgcttacctgctgctctctggcaggtcgctccatgccctcctgggttttaaatgcaccttagaacacacatgcatcaacactgcatatgagcgggcggagggaggtttggagtcttcacacacccccgttctctgcggcctgttggagcgggggggctgggaggaggagttggccgtctgATTGGGGTCTGGattgtggggcctccctgctgctgcggagtcggggcggtctgcttctccccaccgcagggaaaatggtaacactacctgggtctcggtgcagtttccccctccaggggcaagggtacctagacccggttcttagagtacgcttggggagtgtgattgtgtgtacagcgtctctttatgtctgtctccacgttgggtgagtgttgagtaattgcatatgagagcatgagggtgggaatggatgtttgtatctgtgtgtgcctgtatgtctgtgtctatatgtcaggttgggtatcagacgccacctctctggggacatctcaggccctccaaggtttggaggcctatctccccccaccacttcccctgccagtggcagatgccctcagacatcggtgcgttggtggttctttgtgtccagggatgggcgtccaggtacacaccggctcactcctggtggctgtttgttggggcctggagccttgggctcgctcgggccacttcgggggtggggtgccctcagcctctcggcctggggctcggtcactctggcacagctggctgccggcggagctcacgggcacgtcactgcaaccccccctggcttctgctccgcggctgctgagtgactcctcatctggggctctcctcagctctttctgggatagtgacgcagctgcccctctgttggtcttccttggtctcttgtgttctgagggcctctggatgtctggagtcttgatctcctccatacctgcttcatgccctggaggacggggctgtggcccccacaccctctagcagatcgttacatgaaggaaccttttaaatacaagcgcgttcatgctcacaggtgtacacatgggtgctcacacacacaaactacaccctctttggctcctacctcaaagcacactgtgcgctgtcgatcttacatgctgcacaataatgtttaatatttagtatttactgttatattcccatagattatcgtgatgttgtttattatgttgctctctttttttcttctgcttgttttctcttttttctttctcaacaggtgatccaggtgattgatatatgtattttttgtctgcttattttgttggtttttgttttttgccctttatccccatccctctttccctctttctttctcccctttcttttccccagtcaagtctgtcccgtatttagcaagtgaaaataaaataaaataaacaataaaaggtgaatcaaatagaccaatacggcaaggctgggatggtccatttggtaaagtaaatccgttgggcatctttctttgcgtttagacaataattctgatggcaaaagagccaaacgggacaggcaaaaataaataaataagtaaacaagGAAATCTGTAAGCAGGTCCTTCCTGCAGGAGAGCAGAGCTTGCCTGCTCTGTTGGACCTATTTGTTGCACATTTGAGAGTGCAGATGTATGTGGAGCCAGACCTTTTAGGAGTTTGTTTACTCAGTCATACACAAAGATTGTGGGCACATCATCAGTTCCTCCCTCTGAACAGAAAACACCAAAATATTTCAGAAATGCCATCAGGTAGTGATTTAACTTGAAGCCAAAGTTGCTGCAGGCGTGATCATGCTGTGCTGCACAGACTCTGCACATATCTGACAACCGACAGGAGAACAGCGAGTGTGTTTTCTGCATGTTTGGAGTGCGTCCATCATATCTGACAGTGAATATCTGACTCTGACTCTTCCAGCCAGCTGGTGCCTTACGGCTTCGGATCAGTGCGAGTGAGGAGAGAGCTGAGCCGCTGCCGCTGCATGGATTCAGGGGATGCCAAGTGCATGAAGTTCTGCAGCGTCCAGGAGAAACCAAGGTAAGCACCAGcacatgtgacacacacactatCGAAGACACATCGTTGACTGAGAACACTCAGAGACGTGTCCTCTCTTTGTCCTCAGAGCTGAAAACGCTCCTTTGAAGAGGAAGACGGACAAACAGCTGAGAGGATACAAAGCTGCATTCTGGGAAAAGAGGAGCAGACACGCACTCAGACAGACCTGAGGAAGAGGAAGCCAACCAGTGACACCAGCCCCTCTTGATGGAAGTCATTGATGTATGAATGAGAACGAAAGGACCGGGCGTGGACAtgtacagtgtgtgtttgtgtaaatgtAACGACAGTGAAGCGTTAGGACAGGAGTGCTGATCACTTACAAACTCATCTTTCTAACATTTAGCTGGCATCCTGCCCTGCTCAGATTCTTTAGAGCTGAGGGAGTTGAATTTTCTGTTACCGGATGATTGCAgcttatttacagcacagaaagatggaggacGTCTCCATCAAGGCTGGACCAGAAACTGCTCCAGAGCAGCCGGTGTGTGAAAACCTCACATCTCTGAAGTTTCGAGTTTTTCCAAATGAGTTTCAAATATGTCTGCCACAGAAGCTACATAGGGTCGCTACCTCAGTTAAGGATGTTATGGATCATCTAAGGTTGATTCATTTGGTTGGTTTGTTCCACAGAAATACTTATAAAACAGTCAAATATTCTACGATCATAAAATCTCACGAGGGTTTCAGGCTTGGTTCATCTGAGAAAACGATGAAGCAAAACCCCGAGGCCAGTAGaagaaataaaatcaatttCAGGTCATCCAGCACGATGAAATCACATCAGAACAAAGTCGTGATTTCATTCGATCAAACCGAACTAAGTGGTgaatttttaatatttagaGAAAGACGTGACGAGCACAACAAATCTGATCAACCGTGAGTGTGCAGATCCACGTGGCAGAAAAAGAGTTTATCGTGATTTGACATGAAAAGATTTCTTAAAGGCTAAACCTCTGTGTCTTCTAAAGCTTGTTTCCATGGATACAGCGGTGATAAATTCGAAACTGCTTGCAGTTACTCGTACAACCACGAGACGTCATCTGTGTTAGCTGTTCCTGTTTTTGCAGCTTTCAGCTTGAACAATAGCTGTGGATTAAAAGCTTTCAGACAAAAACACCATATTTACAGTGTTATGAGTCTGAGTTACAGCTTCAGTGGTGTAATCAAAAAATCTAATGTTTTAATCTGTATAGACTTTATTTAATCTACAAATATGATTTTTaatctaaaaatataaagactCAGATACAAAACAATTTTATTCTTGAAATATGTCAGAACGtcagcaaaacagtaaaatgcTTTGACTCTTCTTGTAAAAATGCTAACTTATTCTTAAATATGCCACAACTTGGTCTTTTTATTTTAGCATCACTTTATAATATTCAGACTTTTATCgtaaaacaaagcagcatattATAACTTTAATCCTGAGCTCCTGGATTTGTCTGCGTCTTCCTCGTGGCCTCTGTTGCTCtctgagtttctctctgattacAAATAAGCTGTTATGAACATCATGAAGTGTAAAATGTGAAGTGTTTTCatgtattattataattttagTTCACCACACAGAGTTGCCAGTTTGTTCTAACAGGAAGCGATGTGTCTGACTTTTAAACTTCGAACCTCGGCTGCAGAGCCTGCTTTCTAATCAGTTAAATATCCGAAcagctctgtttttctttttttgtaatgtggttataaaatataaaatgaacattttttctttaatattttggAGTAGTGAGGTTTTGGTACAGAGTGAGGACACTGCTGTGCTCTATCAGGTAATAAAAGTGAGCAAGTGCgaaaacaaagacagactgTTCAGATTACAAACACGGTGGCATGATGTCAGAGTAACAAAAACCCATCCAACATTAATTATTAACATTCTGTACATTCACctttattttaaaggtgaatGTAAAGAATGAGAAACATCATATGATTATTTCCACATTTGCAACAAGGCTGactgtgaaagcaaaaaactaaataaataaatgaaatctgtGTACGTGGAGGATGTGGGACAGATTCAGTCCTCTAAATGGAAGACACCACCGTTTCCATTCAACtgagtgtctgtgtttgtgttcttgtgTTGCTCTACCTTTTCTTAAAATAGACCAAAGGTCATCATACTTGCCCAGGTCTAACAAACTAATGTTGGCAGTTTGACTCACTGACTTGCACCGTTGCTCTTCGCTGTGGGGATTCAGGCTGGGCAGGTGTTCTGGCCGATCCACAGAGATTCAAATATGAATATAATCTGCCAACATCTTTTACTTCACTCCCGTTTTTGTGGTTGGTCGTGGCAGCTGGACCCCACATGAAACCACCACAGCCTGTTTGGATGAGGGAATGACGAAGCCTGGTTCTCCCtgaggtcacttcctgtttaaggAAGGTTCTTCTCTCCATTCTCAGAAAGTGCTGCTCACTGTTGGCTCTCTGTGAGGCTGTAATGCCTGTgactttaaaatgcaaaaactttATCCCTAACAGTAGATACTTCGTGGTATCTACACCTATCACGTATTTGAAAATTCATGGCAGTAGATACTCAGTACATAGAAACATACATATTGTAGTGATATTGCACAGTGGTGTACTCACTGGAGTTGTAATGTTAGAGTTTTCAATATGGATGCCTGAATgtgaataataatatatatcTTTATACTTTTGTAGACtctctttgttctttatttcaTGTGATTGCATGAAACCACACTGCACTACTTATTCCTCCATCATGTTAAAGCAAACCTGAGAAGTGATGCAAACACATGTGACTGT
Protein-coding sequences here:
- the si:ch211-202p1.5 gene encoding endothelin-1, coding for MDLTYICLLFVALMLIQHSEALSVSSYALEEGPPVQHPHTAHRREKRCSCENQKDKECIFFCHIGIVWVNTPSQLVPYGFGSVRVRRELSRCRCMDSGDAKCMKFCSVQEKPRAENAPLKRKTDKQLRGYKAAFWEKRSRHALRQT